TAGTGTTGAAGGCACAGTAAAGGTTGAGGATTTTAAGTTTATCCGATCCAACCGGTAAAGACGCTGCCCCCTTGACTGCGATTCCCAGCCACAAGATCACCGTTGTGCGCCCTCACAATTCGTCGAGCAATCGTAAGTCCAAGCCCGCTGCCGCCGTACTCTAGGTTTCTCGAGTCGTCCCCCCGGTAGAACGCATCAAAAATATGGGGCAGTTGTTGCTCGGGAATTCCGGGTCCGGTATCTTCGACGGTAAAGTGGGCTCGTGAATCCTCCCTGCGCAAGCGGATCATCAAATTGCTGTTCGCTGGAGAATAGTGAAGGGCGTTATCGATCAGGTTTCCGATCGCACGCCGCAGCAGATGGGCGTCGCCCTGAATCACGATGTTCTCCGCCGGAGCCTCGTACGTCAATTTAATTTCTTTTTCCCAAGCCAGGGGCAAATAATCCGCCGTAATATCCTCGAACAATTCGCCGATGTCCAGCGGCTTCAGCCGCAGCAATTGCTCTAAGGAAGACATCTGTCCGTATGAAAAAAGATCGGACACGAGACGTTCCAATTGCTCGGCTTTTTTGCTGCATATGGCGGTATATCTCGCTGCCTTCTCCGGATTGGCACCGCTTTCCAGTCTCTTCAAAAACCCACGCAACGCGAATAACGGGGTCCTTAAGTCATGCGCGATTGAACTGATGAAGAACCGTCGCTCCGCTTCCAGTTCGGACTGGCGAATGAGCGATTCCCGGAGGCTCGTGCCCATCACTTGAA
Above is a genomic segment from Paenibacillus sp. HWE-109 containing:
- a CDS encoding sensor histidine kinase; its protein translation is MKPLRIRQWMVIGMLIVLILPQLFYEIPGLFDKYVLENAKFSRQQEAMNGLIREVGEADVIRWRDPDWQAEIEKKTAASDSGIVLLDASGREIYRSVPPRSESTAQRELSVMDQGQLRGKALFYAPKQRSELATAFALFAGVFAILFIGFQMARVVVKPLEAMGLAARRIASGDLEFQLPESTVKEVADVRGAFQVMGTSLRESLIRQSELEAERRFFISSIAHDLRTPLFALRGFLKRLESGANPEKAARYTAICSKKAEQLERLVSDLFSYGQMSSLEQLLRLKPLDIGELFEDITADYLPLAWEKEIKLTYEAPAENIVIQGDAHLLRRAIGNLIDNALHYSPANSNLMIRLRREDSRAHFTVEDTGPGIPEQQLPHIFDAFYRGDDSRNLEYGGSGLGLTIARRIVRAHNGDLVAGNRSQGGSVFTGWIG